Genomic DNA from Solanum pennellii chromosome 3, SPENNV200:
AAAACTCGAAAACTTATTGTCCCATATATGTAGTTATCTCCAAATCGGAAGTCGTCCAGTGATAACCTTAACTGCTTTGCTAAAAAATCGTCCACAACTAATGTTCATAAATTTCAACACCAGAGAGAAGGGATGTCGTAGACAAACACATCTCAATTCTCGTTATAGCCTATAAGATTAGTACATTAGATAACATCCACAGGCGAAATTTCTTTAACACAAAAGTTGCAACATGGTAACATACCTAGTTATTCTACTTACACTAACATTCCATTTTCCAGCATCCCTAGCATCCTTGTGCTCAATGTTTAACTTATTAACTGTACAAATCATCCTCGTCTCCAGCAGCGTTAACAGAAGCAAATGGGTCGGCTGTTGCCCCGGTTGGTGTAGCATTAGCTGCATGCTCAGCAAATTTGAACTCAGTTCCAAGTCCGCGTGATTGTTGTAATGTTTGAGCAAAAAGCTGGTACTTCCTAATGTCAGCATCACTCACACTTCTTCGAGCATATTTCATGGACTCCTCAAAGTGTGCAGCCTTTATTTCAGCCACTTCATCGGTGTCATCTTCATCCATGGCTTCAGGGTTCAAGCTCCTCTTCCTCTCTCTCTCAATATCCTGTCATTCAGAAATTAAACGGGAGTAAAATTCATCTACTACCAAATCGGGAGAAAAAAGGAAATGACCGACTGAGCTGCAATTCACATATTATTTTGGAAGGTACCATTATTAATGTGCAAAAGGAGCATCTTTACCTTTTCAATGTTTTCCCTAATGGCGTATTTGCATGCTCGCTGACAAATCTCGGTTATGTCTGCACCACTAAAACCATGTGTATACCGTGCTAGAGCTGACAGATCCACGTCCTTTGCGACAGGGGACTTACGCAAGCATgctttgaagatttgaagacGAGAAGCTTCATCCGGGAGGGGGATGTAAATTAATTGGTCAAGACGACCTGGCCTGAGCAATGCAGGGTCAATAATGTCTGGCCTATTTGTTGCCCCAATGATGAAAACTGTTTTCTTTGCTGTCATTCCATCCATCTCTGTCAACAATTGATTGAGTACTCTATCAGCAGCACCACCAGCATCTCCCACCGAATTTCCTCTCTAAAAGAGGGACAAATGCAACAAAAATTGgatcaagaaaatataaaattgtgacAGAAATGAAGTGACAAGTCTACATCAGGCTTGAGTATTTGAGGTAGTACCTGCGTAGCAATGGAATCGAGTTCATCAAAGAACAGTACACATGGAGCAGATTGCCGTGCCTTGTCAAATATTTCCCGAACATTCGCTTCACTTTCTCCAAACCACATTGTAAGCAACTCCGGTCCTTTCACACTTATAAAGTTAGCCTGACACTCATTTGCGATAGCCTTGGCCAGTAAAGTTTTGCCACAACCAGGTGGTCCATAGAAAAGTACCCCTTTGGAGGGTGACATTCCAAACTTCTCAAACTTTTCAGGATGCTCGACCGGGTACTGAACAGTCTGCCGCAAGCAAAGTGGATTTTCAAGTAAGAACAGTAGAAGATGCACATGAGAGGAATTTAAATACCACCTCCACCCCAACGAGaagaatctttttttctttccttcgGAGCCGAAACTATTAACCTAAACTAATGAATTGTTAGGCTCTCTTATTAACAGGAACAATTATCAAAATGTTCTTTATTGTCCAAGTTTTGGCCAAACAATATATACAGATGACGATGGAACCATCAACAACACCTAAGAAGTCCGTAATggaatcaaaattttcaattacaaGCCTCTTAATTTCATAATCACATACCTCTTGAAGTTCCCGCTTGACATTTTCCAGCCCCCCAATATCCTCCCAAGATGTATTGGGAACCTCCACTACCTGAAAACCAGGAGACTCAGTCACCAAGAAGTACCAAAAGGAAAGATATACTTTGAAAAACAACAAACAGTAACTCCTACTTGAAGGAATGCTTcaattaggaaaaaataaaactcaCCGTTTCTCGCAGTGCTGATGGATTTGAAGCACCCAGAGCAGTTTGAAAATGCTCATTAGTCACAGCCATTGAATTCAACACTTCAGCATCAATGGTCTCATCCTCCAAGTCAATAACATCCATTTTCTCCCTGATACACTGCAGTGCAGCCTCAGTGCACAAGGCAGCAAGATCAGCTCCGACATAACCATGTGTGTCTCTTGCAACCCTCTCTAGATCAACCTGTGACAGCCTCAACAAAAAACTGATAAAACTGCTCATAATTGGAAAACTAGGTAAACATAGGAAGCAACAGGGACAAGCAGAAAGCAGCTCACATTATCATCGAGCTTCATGTTTTTAGTATGAATACGTAGGATCTCCAGCCGCCCTATTTCATCTGGTACGCCAATGTCAATCTCCCGATCAAATCTTCCGAATCTCCTGAGAGCAGGATCAATACTGTTTGGTCTATTGGTAGCCCCCATGACAATCACATGTGATCGAGACTTGAGTCCATCCATTAATGTCAGAAGTTGGGAAACTATTCGCCGCTCAACTTCACCATGTGTCTTTTCTCTCTTTGGAGCAATCGAGTCTAActcatcaataaatataatagatGGCGCATTCTTTTCGGCTTCCTCAAATGCCTTCCTCAAGTTACCCTCACTCTCACCAGCCAATTTGGACATAATTTCAGGCCCattaatcaaaaagaaaaaggcaCCAGTCTCATTTGCCACAGCTCTTCCAATGAGGGTTTTCCCCGATCCGGGAGGACCATAGAGAAGAATACCTTTTGGTGGTTTCACACCAATCGACTTGAACAACTGCGGATGCCTCAGAGGGAGTTCAACCAGCTCACGAATCTGAGCCATTTGCTTCCTCATACCCCCAACATCATCATATCCAACTTCATTTAGTCTCTCCTCCTCTTCACGCCTGATTGGTTCTCCCTCACAAAAGATCTCTGTATCAGGTGCAACAACACAATATTCTCCAGGCTCCGTCTCAACCACTTTAAATTCAACACTGCGCATGCCACCTCTGACTACAAAGAGATCGCCCTTCCTCACAGGGCGGTAAGACTCCAAGAAGTATGCTGGTATGTCAACAATAGCAAATGCAAATAGACTCTGTTAAATGAGATAATCTAGATAATGAAAAGAGAAAACagtcaaaaacacacctaaactatGTATTTCCTACTCTAACACCaactatttatcaaaatacatTTCGAAGTTGACTAGACAAAGAGTCTGAATACAAAATGGATGCCCTTACGCTTCAAGTAGGCATCAAACAGGTTGCCAGTCATGCCttcaattgtatcatcaataggaagaatatgaACACGCTTCGCATACTTAACATCAGGACACTGGTGCACAGATACAACATCCCCAAGACGAATCCGAAGGTTCGCCCGAACGACTTTGTTCAATCTGACCTTATGTTCTTCACATTGCTCATCCGCAAGGACAACACAAACAGTGTCCTTCCGTTTTTTACCCTACAATAAtacaatgttttttttgttttttttaacatCTCAACTAATAGTtacaataaacaaataattaattgaataacTTGAAACCTTTAGCAATACTGTATCTCCTCTAAACAACTGGAGCTCTTCCATTTTAGCAGGGTGCATAGATACCACTGAATTATCATCATTTATAGCTTCATCAACAATAAGGCGGTTAGGAGATCTCTTCCTCTCCAAAATTGCCGTagcaaaatcttttttattgtttttcctAAAATTGAAACAGTCAGTAAATCGTCAAACTTGTGATCACAGAAACATAAAAGCAAAATAGAACATACGAGTCGGAAGTGGAAGATTTCGGGTCCGCCATGAGAGAGTAGTAATTTACAGAGGTTTAGAAATGGGTGTAGAAATTAAACAAAGTTGCACAAGGAAAACGACAAAGTTGGCATGAGTATACTTGTCGTTTCAACACACACTTCACCTGTCCGCTCTTAGTTTTCGTTTCCCTTTTGACACGTCTGTGCATATTGTACCAGCGTTTGTGACTTTTGAGAGCTTCATGTACATAAATTATACTCGCTACGTTTCTATATTTAGAAGTTCCTATATTTTAGAAagaatgattttcttttaataatttttacataGTATATTTAAGATCATAAGATTAAAgagtaatttatatatttaatttatttttaattaaaaattacaaaatttaaaaaaataattatactctTAAACTCCATATCAAAGagtaattttgtatatttaacctaattttaatttataattataaaatttaaaaaaaaaattatactcttAAGCtctatatcaaattaaaaataaattatttttcgtgAAGAGAGAACTCAGTATTTCAACTTCAATATATATCTATAGACAACTTAATTTACGGGGACCTCTAGGCTCCGTAATTAAATATCCCAACTTTATAAATCCATTCCTTTAAAAGGTGCCTAAAAGtgcattttaaaattaaagacacacttatatcaATTTGAAATGTTTTAGATAGTTATAATGAAAGTATTTACCTGTGAATTATTCTATGGTTAAATTttgcataattaatttttcacaaaataataTCCATATTATCTCAtagttaatttttatatgtataatctTTATATGCTATCAAATAATTTATACTAAAATTGTGTCATGTTTGAACCAGCCATTACGAGTATACCTCAGGGGCGCTAAACGTGCTAATTAGTAGTTCCTcaattctaattaatttttaatttaacttagtttgaaattttaaaaatacaaaaagagatttttaaatatgtacCGTTATTTAAATGTTACGGTCTCAATTTTTTAACTTGTCATAtagaatattagtattttttttaaaaaaaaaaattgtttactAAAAGTGTATTGTTTTTTGTTTCACTATTTTTCAAGTTTGTTAAGATagttacttttctttttagttttgtCCATTCAAAAGTTTCCATGTGACAAAATTTTTTAGGAGTATGAGTTCTAATATATTCATGTCTTTCAATTCCTCTTTGATTTAGGTAAAACTTAGTAGAGCAAACTCTTCGATGTCAATTTGATATTAACAAgatttttacaaaattagtGAATTATTACTTCATTGTTGCCCCCTTATCTATATTAGATAACATTTGTTATCAGTTTTGTGGACAACATTATTCAATTACAGTCTTTATTTTGAATCTATGTCTACCatgaaagaagaaaacattGATACCATAAGAATGTGAAAACATGTCTCAAATGTGAAACTCTATATGAGTAACTAAAGATACAATTTAATCCACCACGTGTTATAATAAGTGGTTCTAAACTTTTGTAGGTAGGAGCATGAACCTTTCGAAAGAATTCACTCATGTTACGGATAGAGGCTGCATTTAAGTTTTTTTAGTCAAGTAAAAAGGTATTTTAAGATTATCAAGAATGAAACTAATAACTCGAGTTTTAAAGTGTTTTCAGTACTTCTCTCTTAATAATGTTCAAATGCTCAATTGATTACACATGCCTTTTGAAATCCATTGACACATAAAATACttcataatttttcaacaaatacatcaaatcaagttcaaaagaaagaaatatatcaatttttaattcaatGTTGTTATAATTCTACCATAAAATTTCTACGTACTATTCATTGTAATTTGAAGttcctatttcttttttaatctcACGAAAGTAGAAATTCTCAAGCTTTTGaggttttattttttgggaCGTTTTacagaaattatatatatttacgGGTCAATTACATTTTATcctatttcaaatatattatttaattgatcGATACATTGTAAATGATACATTACTTAATGGGAGAGATGTACCCGAGAAGGATAAATATATCCAAAAAGGGTAGGAATGTGTTGGAGAGGGAATGAAAATGTATTCAATGgaactttttatttaaaaaaattaaataataactttttctttttagagaTTATGAGATCTTAAGTTGTGTATCGttgattattctttttctcTAAAGTTTGGTCTTGGTAGAGAAGAATTGTTGGTCCACAATCCACATCCTAAGAGACTGTGGACTGTACCGAGCTCATCATTGGTCCCAACCTACATGATATGCACTGTAAAGCCCAAACTCTCCATTGCCAATTTTTGTGacttattaaattttgtttaatatatttatgattggaaaaattatttggatagattttttttaataaataattactgattttatggatattttttatttattattatttatagtaatattatattaaatctGTAAAATATgcattaaaagtgaattaagtatgcaataacatgtattataactattttataattttataaaatattttatacatgttTAGTAAGAAGTTGACACATtgaattataagtgtattaaaacgtgagataaatatattattcatcaataaaacttgtcttatatgtgaataataaattattttttgtaatatgaattaaaaatgtattataaatgtattaaaggtgattgaatgaaaaaaaatatattattcctataaatagtaaatattttttatttgtagtatatttatataagtttccctttataaatttttataaaattttaactttaggTTACTAATGTTTGATTGGTagaatgcataaaaataatattttattgaatgtATTAGCAATCAAT
This window encodes:
- the LOC107012611 gene encoding cell division cycle protein 48 homolog isoform X3; the protein is MHPAKMEELQLFRGDTVLLKGKKRKDTVCVVLADEQCEEHKVRLNKVVRANLRIRLGDVVSVHQCPDVKYAKRVHILPIDDTIEGMTGNLFDAYLKPYFLESYRPVRKGDLFVVRGGMRSVEFKVVETEPGEYCVVAPDTEIFCEGEPIRREEEERLNEVGYDDVGGMRKQMAQIRELVELPLRHPQLFKSIGVKPPKGILLYGPPGSGKTLIGRAVANETGAFFFLINGPEIMSKLAGESEGNLRKAFEEAEKNAPSIIFIDELDSIAPKREKTHGEVERRIVSQLLTLMDGLKSRSHVIVMGATNRPNSIDPALRRFGRFDREIDIGVPDEIGRLEILRIHTKNMKLDDNVDLERVARDTHGYVGADLAALCTEAALQCIREKMDVIDLEDETIDAEVLNSMAVTNEHFQTALGASNPSALRETVVEVPNTSWEDIGGLENVKRELQETVQYPVEHPEKFEKFGMSPSKGVLFYGPPGCGKTLLAKAIANECQANFISVKGPELLTMWFGESEANVREIFDKARQSAPCVLFFDELDSIATQRGNSVGDAGGAADRVLNQLLTEMDGMTAKKTVFIIGATNRPDIIDPALLRPGRLDQLIYIPLPDEASRLQIFKACLRKSPVAKDVDLSALARYTHGFSGADITEICQRACKYAIRENIEKDIERERKRSLNPEAMDEDDTDEVAEIKAAHFEESMKYARRSVSDADIRKYQLFAQTLQQSRGLGTEFKFAEHAANATPTGATADPFASVNAAGDEDDLYS
- the LOC107012611 gene encoding cell division cycle protein 48 homolog isoform X2 — protein: MADPKSSTSDSKNNKKDFATAILERKRSPNRLIVDEAINDDNSVVSMHPAKMEELQLFRGDTGKKRKDTVCVVLADEQCEEHKVRLNKVVRANLRIRLGDVVSVHQCPDVKYAKRVHILPIDDTIEGMTGNLFDAYLKPYFLESYRPVRKGDLFVVRGGMRSVEFKVVETEPGEYCVVAPDTEIFCEGEPIRREEEERLNEVGYDDVGGMRKQMAQIRELVELPLRHPQLFKSIGVKPPKGILLYGPPGSGKTLIGRAVANETGAFFFLINGPEIMSKLAGESEGNLRKAFEEAEKNAPSIIFIDELDSIAPKREKTHGEVERRIVSQLLTLMDGLKSRSHVIVMGATNRPNSIDPALRRFGRFDREIDIGVPDEIGRLEILRIHTKNMKLDDNVDLERVARDTHGYVGADLAALCTEAALQCIREKMDVIDLEDETIDAEVLNSMAVTNEHFQTALGASNPSALRETVVEVPNTSWEDIGGLENVKRELQETVQYPVEHPEKFEKFGMSPSKGVLFYGPPGCGKTLLAKAIANECQANFISVKGPELLTMWFGESEANVREIFDKARQSAPCVLFFDELDSIATQRGNSVGDAGGAADRVLNQLLTEMDGMTAKKTVFIIGATNRPDIIDPALLRPGRLDQLIYIPLPDEASRLQIFKACLRKSPVAKDVDLSALARYTHGFSGADITEICQRACKYAIRENIEKDIERERKRSLNPEAMDEDDTDEVAEIKAAHFEESMKYARRSVSDADIRKYQLFAQTLQQSRGLGTEFKFAEHAANATPTGATADPFASVNAAGDEDDLYS
- the LOC107012611 gene encoding cell division cycle protein 48 homolog isoform X1, whose protein sequence is MADPKSSTSDSKNNKKDFATAILERKRSPNRLIVDEAINDDNSVVSMHPAKMEELQLFRGDTVLLKGKKRKDTVCVVLADEQCEEHKVRLNKVVRANLRIRLGDVVSVHQCPDVKYAKRVHILPIDDTIEGMTGNLFDAYLKPYFLESYRPVRKGDLFVVRGGMRSVEFKVVETEPGEYCVVAPDTEIFCEGEPIRREEEERLNEVGYDDVGGMRKQMAQIRELVELPLRHPQLFKSIGVKPPKGILLYGPPGSGKTLIGRAVANETGAFFFLINGPEIMSKLAGESEGNLRKAFEEAEKNAPSIIFIDELDSIAPKREKTHGEVERRIVSQLLTLMDGLKSRSHVIVMGATNRPNSIDPALRRFGRFDREIDIGVPDEIGRLEILRIHTKNMKLDDNVDLERVARDTHGYVGADLAALCTEAALQCIREKMDVIDLEDETIDAEVLNSMAVTNEHFQTALGASNPSALRETVVEVPNTSWEDIGGLENVKRELQETVQYPVEHPEKFEKFGMSPSKGVLFYGPPGCGKTLLAKAIANECQANFISVKGPELLTMWFGESEANVREIFDKARQSAPCVLFFDELDSIATQRGNSVGDAGGAADRVLNQLLTEMDGMTAKKTVFIIGATNRPDIIDPALLRPGRLDQLIYIPLPDEASRLQIFKACLRKSPVAKDVDLSALARYTHGFSGADITEICQRACKYAIRENIEKDIERERKRSLNPEAMDEDDTDEVAEIKAAHFEESMKYARRSVSDADIRKYQLFAQTLQQSRGLGTEFKFAEHAANATPTGATADPFASVNAAGDEDDLYS